In Brevibacillus brevis, a genomic segment contains:
- a CDS encoding PD-(D/E)XK nuclease family protein gives MTWKWSYSRLFKYDSCPHAYYFRYVLGMPEKETEAMAIGKQFHEVIASSVLRQPPPTGIPKDVQELAIKAYRLLQTHIFKGEIVAVEREIITPITETDLFHVVIDLIVQYDMFSLSIYDWKTSWAVYEVMQKPKQLLLYAWSAWQSGLYASEVAYLFPRKNEIKTAQVTPEAIAETLDWAKTQIHQARHAYQELKKGTPPEIAFPPKLGSGCTNCSYIRECPMTKKYQVH, from the coding sequence GTGACCTGGAAATGGAGTTATAGCCGACTCTTCAAATATGACTCCTGCCCCCACGCGTACTATTTCCGGTACGTGTTGGGGATGCCGGAGAAGGAAACGGAAGCAATGGCGATCGGGAAGCAATTCCACGAAGTCATTGCTTCTTCTGTTTTACGGCAGCCTCCGCCGACGGGAATTCCGAAAGACGTGCAGGAGTTGGCGATAAAGGCGTATCGACTGTTGCAGACCCACATTTTCAAAGGGGAAATTGTCGCGGTCGAGCGTGAAATCATCACTCCCATTACGGAAACGGATCTGTTCCATGTGGTGATTGATCTCATTGTCCAATACGATATGTTTTCCCTCTCAATTTACGACTGGAAAACATCCTGGGCAGTTTATGAGGTCATGCAAAAGCCCAAACAACTGCTTCTCTATGCTTGGAGCGCATGGCAATCCGGCCTTTACGCTTCGGAGGTCGCTTATCTGTTTCCGAGAAAGAATGAAATCAAAACAGCACAGGTAACGCCTGAAGCGATTGCGGAAACCCTTGATTGGGCCAAGACGCAGATTCATCAGGCGAGACACGCTTATCAGGAACTAAAAAAAGGGACCCCACCGGAGATAGCATTCCCGCCCAAATTAGGAAGTGGCTGCACCAACTGCAGCTATATCCGCGAATGTCCCATGACGAAAAAATACCAAGTTCATTGA
- the ssb gene encoding single-stranded DNA-binding protein has translation MRYTTNGIAVTTFTLAVNRPFANQEGERQADFINIVTWQKLADLCATYLRKGRQVGVEGRLQTRSYENQEGRKVYVTEVVADRAYFLEKAEETRTGNQQPSHDPFAPGDPFADPFGGSGKPINITDDDLPF, from the coding sequence ATGCGCTACACGACAAACGGGATCGCTGTTACGACGTTTACGTTGGCTGTGAATCGCCCGTTTGCCAATCAAGAAGGAGAAAGGCAAGCGGATTTTATCAACATCGTAACCTGGCAGAAACTTGCCGATCTGTGCGCAACCTACTTACGCAAGGGCCGACAAGTTGGGGTGGAAGGAAGGCTGCAAACTCGGTCATACGAAAACCAGGAAGGACGAAAGGTATACGTGACGGAGGTTGTGGCGGACCGTGCTTATTTCCTTGAGAAAGCAGAGGAGACTCGTACGGGCAATCAGCAACCAAGCCATGATCCCTTTGCCCCTGGAGATCCATTTGCCGATCCGTTCGGTGGCTCAGGAAAACCAATCAATATTACGGATGACGATTTGCCGTTCTAG
- the ltrA gene encoding group II intron reverse transcriptase/maturase, with protein sequence MQALRYWEYYGMTDTFTRLHEEAKQGKGFVRLYDIITSRENILLAFRTIKSNKGSVTPGTDGVTIEDIKRIPEDELVEKVRRILSNYQPKKVRRVYIPKEGRNGKRPLGIPCMIDRIIQQAFKQVLEPITEAHFYKHSYGFRPLRSAHHALARVQHLVNHARLHYVVDIDIKGFFDNVNHSLLMKQMWNMGIRDRKVLRIIMKILKAPIEGEGVPTKGTPQGGIISPLLSNIVLNDLDQWVAGQWETFRTRHQYSSNEKKNRALKETNLKEGYIVRYADDFKILCRDWKTAQKWYHAVRLYLKDRLKLDISPEKSQIVNLRKRKSEFLGFTIWAIKKGKKYVAHTGIRDKKKQQIKKQAKELIKNIQKSPTAQNVLRYNSFVLGIHNYFKKATHVNIEFSRIAYDLGRFLYNRLKGLSRYEHPEDPPPTYTKFYRNAYRTYKVAGVYLYPLADVQHEWNSYQFKQELTPFTMQGRELIHKRLQGDVEWELLKLMKSHIPNATVQYMDNRLSHYSMKMGKCEITGMFLFAEDVHCHHYLPKHLGGTDDFDNLRIIHKVVHRLIHATDPETIRNLLIRIMPSKTVLKRINQYRKKAGLELIG encoded by the coding sequence GTGCAGGCTTTAAGATACTGGGAGTACTACGGGATGACCGATACCTTCACCAGACTACATGAAGAGGCGAAGCAAGGGAAGGGGTTCGTCCGCCTCTATGACATCATCACCAGCCGTGAGAACATCCTCCTTGCCTTCCGCACCATCAAAAGCAACAAGGGATCGGTCACACCCGGCACAGATGGGGTTACCATCGAGGATATTAAGAGGATACCAGAGGACGAACTGGTTGAAAAAGTCAGGCGGATACTCTCCAACTACCAACCCAAAAAGGTAAGGAGAGTGTACATCCCTAAAGAAGGCAGAAACGGCAAACGTCCACTCGGAATCCCATGCATGATTGACCGCATCATCCAGCAGGCGTTTAAGCAGGTACTGGAACCGATAACCGAAGCCCACTTCTACAAGCACAGCTATGGTTTCAGGCCGCTGCGCTCGGCACACCATGCGCTGGCACGAGTGCAACACCTCGTAAACCACGCAAGACTTCATTACGTGGTTGACATCGACATCAAAGGTTTCTTTGATAACGTCAACCACTCCCTGCTGATGAAGCAGATGTGGAACATGGGAATCCGGGACAGAAAGGTGCTCCGCATTATCATGAAAATACTGAAAGCCCCCATTGAGGGTGAGGGAGTACCGACCAAGGGCACGCCACAGGGAGGAATCATCTCCCCATTGCTATCCAACATTGTGCTCAACGACTTAGACCAATGGGTAGCAGGACAATGGGAGACATTCCGAACACGGCACCAATACAGCAGCAACGAAAAGAAAAACAGAGCCCTCAAGGAAACCAATCTCAAAGAAGGATACATCGTCCGCTACGCGGATGATTTCAAAATCCTTTGCCGGGACTGGAAAACCGCCCAAAAGTGGTACCACGCCGTCCGCCTGTACCTGAAAGACCGCCTGAAACTCGACATCTCCCCCGAAAAGTCCCAAATCGTGAACCTTCGGAAACGAAAATCCGAATTCCTGGGTTTCACGATATGGGCGATCAAAAAGGGTAAGAAATACGTGGCGCACACGGGCATCCGGGACAAGAAGAAACAGCAAATCAAGAAACAAGCCAAGGAACTCATCAAAAACATCCAGAAATCCCCGACAGCCCAAAATGTGCTACGATACAACAGCTTCGTCCTAGGAATCCATAACTACTTCAAGAAGGCAACACACGTAAACATTGAATTCTCACGCATTGCCTACGACCTAGGCAGGTTCCTGTATAACAGGCTCAAGGGTCTCTCCAGATACGAGCATCCCGAAGACCCGCCACCGACGTACACCAAATTCTATAGGAATGCCTATAGAACGTACAAGGTGGCAGGGGTTTATCTCTACCCGCTGGCAGACGTACAGCATGAATGGAACAGTTATCAATTCAAACAAGAACTAACCCCATTCACTATGCAGGGTAGAGAACTCATCCACAAACGACTACAGGGTGACGTGGAATGGGAACTTCTCAAATTGATGAAGTCCCACATTCCAAACGCAACGGTACAGTATATGGACAACCGCCTAAGCCACTACAGCATGAAGATGGGCAAGTGTGAAATAACGGGCATGTTCCTCTTCGCCGAAGATGTACACTGCCATCACTATCTGCCCAAGCATCTTGGTGGCACGGATGATTTCGACAACCTCAGAATCATCCACAAGGTTGTCCATAGACTGATACATGCCACAGACCCTGAGACGATCCGGAACCTGCTGATACGAATCATGCCATCAAAGACGGTACTGAAGCGCATCAACCAGTATCGGAAGAAAGCTGGGCTGGAACTTATCGGTTAA
- a CDS encoding putative toxin-antitoxin system toxin component, PIN family, with protein MNVVIDTSTIIRATLEQNRMAQRALSLSIREHQVLLTDEMAKELAATIVIVAEKKGQNPKPPLRVAATYLLRANRVRSTTVYSWCYDPDDSMFIECAIDGGAQAVVSNDRSLTTLHEYVTDEEGKRLIQEIEFLTPEEFVSKYSLS; from the coding sequence ATGAACGTGGTAATCGACACCAGCACAATCATTCGCGCGACGTTGGAACAAAATAGGATGGCTCAAAGGGCTCTTTCGTTGTCCATTCGGGAACATCAGGTACTACTGACGGATGAGATGGCGAAAGAGCTTGCTGCCACGATTGTCATCGTCGCAGAAAAGAAAGGGCAAAACCCGAAACCACCATTGAGAGTAGCGGCGACTTATTTGCTTCGGGCCAATAGGGTACGCTCAACAACCGTGTATTCCTGGTGCTACGATCCGGATGACTCCATGTTTATTGAGTGCGCAATTGATGGTGGTGCACAAGCGGTCGTCTCCAATGACCGGAGTTTAACGACACTCCATGAGTACGTCACCGATGAAGAGGGGAAAAGACTCATCCAAGAGATTGAGTTTTTGACCCCGGAGGAGTTTGTAAGTAAATACAGCCTGTCATGA
- a CDS encoding type IV secretion system DNA-binding domain-containing protein, whose product MVVTYGGLDAFLHTLVVGPTGSGKTSYLLSPMAMQVLESYKRGNRVGMLILEPSGDFVEDIYQGCLAYGIPVRRVDPTWHGSDGLNPLLGEPQVVAEMTRTVLKRLFGKQEAFFALVQEMAARNAVLLLKRLYGDDADLLHIVRALRNLKTLKEHITEYERKHRRDDLVEFFQVEVFDSENFTKISTGLRMQLEDLVGNELVLKLLTKKKEESVRFEEHLANGGVVLINSALGELGNLSSIFGQFAIMTFQNAVFRRPGNQWTRRPHYTFIDELPEYLNPDFRRLLTLGRKYRNACTIAIQNISQLKVDGYPGLEDTIMTNCRNKLIFACEHEADAKKFSALFGTEKRVNQTKMYDTHMGIKAFTADKVTQTEKEVPRFTPTQLMELPAYHFVARLVKNGQLQVPKLVKGELVRIPEGKEEESNRKPFAWVEKVTRKRKEEMIARDSPTESQETLAAVSQEEGDQPRKKITIVFPEQANLSGEEKWFTLRKAKRKTG is encoded by the coding sequence ATGGTAGTCACCTATGGCGGCTTAGACGCGTTTTTGCACACCTTGGTTGTGGGACCAACGGGCAGTGGGAAAACGAGTTACTTGCTCTCTCCCATGGCCATGCAGGTCTTGGAGTCGTATAAGCGGGGAAACCGTGTCGGAATGCTGATTTTGGAGCCGAGTGGTGACTTTGTGGAGGATATTTACCAGGGGTGCCTTGCCTATGGAATCCCGGTACGACGCGTCGATCCAACGTGGCACGGGAGCGATGGTCTGAACCCGTTGCTGGGCGAACCTCAAGTCGTTGCGGAAATGACGAGGACCGTACTAAAAAGGCTTTTTGGCAAACAAGAAGCCTTTTTCGCATTGGTGCAGGAAATGGCCGCGCGAAATGCGGTTTTGCTGTTGAAGCGGCTGTACGGAGACGATGCCGATCTGCTGCATATTGTCCGCGCGCTCCGGAATCTCAAAACGCTGAAGGAACACATCACGGAGTATGAACGAAAACACAGGCGAGATGACCTTGTGGAGTTTTTTCAGGTTGAGGTTTTCGACAGTGAAAACTTCACCAAAATTTCTACCGGTCTTCGGATGCAGTTGGAAGACTTGGTGGGGAACGAGCTGGTGTTGAAACTGCTAACGAAAAAGAAAGAGGAAAGCGTCCGGTTTGAGGAGCATTTGGCTAACGGAGGCGTGGTTCTCATCAACTCCGCATTGGGAGAGTTGGGGAATCTCAGCAGCATTTTCGGTCAGTTTGCCATCATGACGTTTCAAAATGCCGTTTTCCGTCGGCCGGGGAACCAATGGACGAGACGCCCGCATTACACCTTCATCGATGAGCTGCCCGAATACCTCAATCCGGATTTTCGCCGGCTATTGACGTTGGGGCGAAAATATCGAAACGCGTGTACGATCGCCATCCAGAATATTTCCCAACTGAAGGTGGACGGATATCCCGGGTTGGAGGATACCATTATGACCAACTGCCGGAACAAATTGATTTTCGCCTGCGAACACGAAGCGGATGCGAAGAAGTTTAGTGCCTTATTTGGGACGGAAAAACGCGTCAATCAGACCAAAATGTACGACACCCATATGGGAATAAAGGCATTCACGGCGGACAAAGTGACGCAGACGGAAAAGGAAGTACCGCGGTTTACCCCGACACAACTCATGGAGTTGCCAGCCTATCACTTTGTCGCCAGGCTTGTGAAGAACGGGCAATTACAGGTACCCAAACTTGTGAAGGGGGAATTGGTTCGAATACCGGAAGGAAAGGAGGAAGAATCAAATCGGAAACCATTCGCATGGGTAGAGAAAGTGACGAGAAAACGGAAGGAAGAGATGATCGCGAGGGATTCCCCAACCGAATCACAGGAGACATTAGCAGCAGTCTCACAAGAGGAGGGAGATCAGCCGAGAAAGAAGATCACGATTGTGTTTCCGGAGCAGGCCAATCTTTCCGGGGAAGAGAAATGGTTTACGTTACGAAAAGCCAAACGAAAAACGGGATAA
- a CDS encoding metallophosphoesterase family protein codes for MLKRVAAIYDIHGNASALEAVLSEIQNCNVDAIVVGGDLAWGPQPALVMERLLSLRGTVYFIRGNADREVAGRYGVEQGLDDWIAEINRWCAERLSNQQMEFLRNLRESLTLTIDGLGEVLFVHGSPRSDEEAIRKDTPDNEIAPMIESVSQGIVVCGHTHIQFDRTVLGKRIVNAGSVGLQSAARGACWALLGPHVELRETEYDYQNAAEQIRGCGMPMADVFADHVLNPPTEGP; via the coding sequence ATGCTTAAGCGAGTCGCTGCAATTTATGATATCCACGGAAATGCTTCAGCATTAGAAGCTGTGCTGTCTGAAATTCAGAATTGTAATGTCGATGCAATTGTAGTTGGTGGGGACTTAGCTTGGGGACCGCAACCAGCATTAGTCATGGAACGGCTTTTGTCGCTTAGAGGTACTGTCTATTTTATTAGAGGCAATGCTGATCGAGAGGTAGCGGGTAGATACGGAGTCGAACAAGGGCTAGATGATTGGATAGCAGAAATAAATCGGTGGTGTGCAGAGCGATTATCGAATCAGCAGATGGAATTTTTACGGAACTTACGAGAAAGTTTGACGCTTACCATCGATGGATTGGGTGAAGTACTGTTCGTTCATGGCTCACCAAGGAGCGATGAAGAAGCGATTCGCAAAGACACTCCAGATAATGAAATTGCTCCGATGATTGAATCAGTAAGTCAAGGAATCGTTGTTTGTGGGCATACACATATTCAATTTGACCGTACTGTACTTGGTAAGCGTATCGTCAATGCAGGTAGCGTTGGACTTCAAAGTGCCGCTAGAGGAGCATGTTGGGCTCTATTAGGTCCACACGTAGAACTACGTGAAACAGAATATGATTATCAGAATGCCGCTGAGCAAATTCGTGGTTGTGGTATGCCAATGGCAGATGTCTTTGCAGACCATGTGTTAAATCCTCCAACGGAAGGTCCGTAA